The sequence CCCTTTTCATTGGTAAGGGTCTCAACACGCACAGAGTGATTGGTATAAACACATATGTCACCCGCGATTTTCATAGCACGCCTTGCTATTTCCTCAGCTTCTAAATTATCCACCGTTAGCAAGGCACGAGCTGCTGAAAGAGCAAAATTTCCGCCTGAACCAATGGCAATAATACCATCTTCTGGTTCTAAAACATCGCCATTACCAGTGAGTGTAAAAGAACGTTCTTTATCTGCAACAGCCATCATTGCCTCTAACCTGCGCAGATAGCGGTCAGTTCGCCAATCCTTCGCAAGTTCAACACAGGCACGTTCTAACTGGCCAGGATAACGCTCTAACTTTGCTTCTAATCTTTCAAGCAAGGTAAAAGCATCTGCCGTTGCACCGGCAAATCCTGCCAAAATGGAATCATCTGGGCCTATACGTCTTACCTTGCGGGCATTGCCTTTAATGACAGTTTGACCAAGTGTCACTTGGCCATCTCCAGCCATTGCCACTTGATTGTTACGACGGACACATAAAATTGTTGTGCCGTGCCACCCAATAGGGTCATGGGAAGAATGGTTCATCATAAATTCCAAAATGGTAATTTGTTCTTTAAACTCAAGCCCTAACAAGGCAATTCTTCAATTCATAAGTTCATGCACTGAACGTAACAGCATCTCTTGAGTAAAAGGTTTTGAAAGAAGGGGGGCCCCTCCCAAATCAAGATTTGCGACATCCCCGCTCATATATAAAAGCTTTATGTTAGGAAGACGTTGCTGCAAAAATCTTGCACAACTCGGCCCATCATGGCTGGGCATACGTACATCTAATATCGCAAGGTCAGGGTGATAGCCACTATCAAGAAGAGCTAAAGCCTCATCCAAATTCCGCGCATTCTTGACTTCCAAGCCATCAATTTCAAGAAAATTAGAAACAACCAGTCTAATCATATCTTCGTCATCAACAACCAAGATACGATGTTTTTGCGCTTTCTGATTGTCTGTTGCTGCGTGAAAGTTTTCTTTCGAGCTTTCTTCTGTAATCTGAGACGTGACTATGGGTAAAAATAACGTCATTACAGTGCCCTGTTGCGGCTTACTAATAACCCGAATATCGCCGTAACAGCGTGTAATGAATCCATAAACACCTGATAAACCCAATCCGGTGCCTTTTCCTACCTCTTTTGTTGTGAAAAAGGGATCAAAAATGCGGTCAATAATCTCGGGAGGCATACCCTCCCCTTCATCGGCCACATCTAAAGCAACAGCATGACAAGGTGCACAGTAAGACGGGGCATTTTTCAAACTATGCTCCACTAATCGTGCTTTGATCTCAACCTTTCCCCCATGTGGCATAGCATCACGCGCATTGACACAAAGATTAAGCAAGGCCATTTCGAGCTGCTGAGGGTCAGTCAGAATAAGGGGAACGCCTTCTGATACGGGGTGAATAACCAACTCGCAGCGTTGCCCTCCCCCTCGCAGACTTTGCCCTAAAATTCCTTCTAAATCAGCTAAAAACCGCCTTATAGGAACTTCTTTTAGTGAATCCTGCTTTGACCGGCCAAATTGCAGTAAACGCCGCGTTAAAGCCGCCCCTCTCTGAACAGCATCTTTAGCCTGCTGCAAAAAACGGAGCGCCTGGAGCTTATCAGGCGCAATATCATCTTCAAGCATTTCCAAAGACCCAGAAATAGCCGCCAGAAGATTGTTAAAATCATGTGCAACTCCTCCTGCCAAGGTGCCAAGAGACTCTAATCTTTCTGCCTGACGCAACTGAGATTCAATTGTCACGCGACGCGTAACGTCACGATCAAGACAGACTTGCCAGGCCTGCTCTTGAGGGACATTTTTTGGCCAGGCTAAAGTAAGCCTATTGAGCTCATGCCACCGTGTTTTTATGGCACCAGAATTTGTTGTGACTTGTTCAGCAACAAGACGTTCTGACTGCCCATTGCGACGGGTTTCTTCCCGCATTTTTAAAATTTCATCACGCAAGGCAGGGGGATAATGGGTTATTTCATCTCCCCAATATTCATCTAACTTATCTTTGACATTACTCCGTATGGAATTCCCCTGTGCATCAGAAAAAATAAGATTAAGGGGAAGAGCTTCCATTAAGCCACGCAATAAAGCTTGCTCTGTACGTAAAGCTCTCTGAGAAAGACAATGCTGAGTGACTTCAGCGACTAAAGTACGAAGTGATTCAGACTCCCAGGGTTTGTGGATATAAGCCTGTACATTGCCCTCATTAAGGGCTGAAACAACAGCCTCAAGGTCTGCATAGCCTGTTAAAAGAATGCTACGTGCATCAGAAATTTCGTCAGCACGAGCTAAAAACCGGTCCCCCATCAAGCCTGGCATTCTTTGATCAGAGATAATCGTTGCTGTTTCTGGGTGCTGCGATAATAGCTCCAGGGCTTCCAAAGGGTCAGTCGTTGTCAGAAGAGTATAATCATCTTCTAAGATATCACTCAAAGCGATGAGAATTTCCTCTTCATCATCCACAAGCAAAATAGTCGGGCGATCATTATCAGTTCTGGAATAAACCATTTCTTGACTAGCAGTCTCTTGAGACATTATTTAACGCGCCCCTTTGCAGCCAAACCTTCTGGCGTTTGGTAAACAGGAATGACGAGCCTAAAACAAGTACCACTAGCAGGCTTATGCTCCCATAATCCAGGACCAATTTCGATCGTGCCACCATGTGCCTCTACTACGCCATGGGCGATAGCCAAACCTAGGCCAGTCCCTTCTCCAACTGGTTTGGTTGTAAAAAACGGATCAAAAACCCTGTGTTGAACATCTTCTTTTAGGCCTGTCCCATCATCACAAACAGTAATGATATAGCTATCATTTTGAAGATGTGTCGCAATTTCTATATGACCCTGAGCAGGCTCAGACGCTTTATAACCCGAAGCAATGGCATCGGCTGCGTTTGAAATAATATTCATGACTGCTTGATTAATAAGAGAGGCCTGGCAAATTAAATGAGATGGCGCCTCTAATTTTTTGGTCACCTGAATATTCTTGCCGAGTTTGTGAGCCAAAAGCGTTAATGTTATCTCCAAAGCTTCAACCACATCTACTTTCTGAAATACAGTTTCGTCTAAACGTGAGAAACGACGCAAACCAACAACAAGATTTTGAATGCGCTGAAGGCCTATTTTCATAGCCTCCAGTCGAGACGATCCTTTTTCAATCTTTTTCCGTGTGTCTTCAGATGTAACTTCGGTTTTCAAGGCTGCCAGGCTAGCAGCAACAGTGCTGGCATGGCTTATGGTAAAAGCAAGGGGGTTATTAATTTCATGGGCAATCCCTGCCACGAGTTCGCCTAAAGAAGCCATCTTGGCTGTATGAACCAACTTTGCCTGTGCCTGGATAAGCTGCGTGTTAGTATGAGCAAGTTCCTGGTTAGCCTGCTCCAAAGCCTCAGCCATCTCAGCTTTGGCACGGGCTGCCTCTAAAGCAATAGCAGCTCTCTGGCGTTCTGACTCTTTTTGCCGAAAGCTCTCTTCAGCCATGCGCCTTTGAGCTAAAGTGCGAATTCTTAGTGCCAGAACATCTAATGAAATGTCACTTGATACAAGATCATCTATGCCTGCTTCTAAATACGCAACAGATGATTGCCCACGAAATCTTTGAGCTTCAACAATCCCCAAAATACGAAAAGGCGTCGCCCCTGCTTCCTTAATGGCTTGACGACGTTTTTCTATAAGTTGGCAGAATTCTAAATCTCCTTCTCCCTTACCAAGGTCAACTAGTACCAAACAGTCAGGTGCTGAACCACTTCCCAACCAGCCTCCCTCAATCAAATCGGTCGATCGTTCAACTGTTGTAACTGTATAGCCATCTCTCCATAAAAGCTCACCTAACCCTGGGCCTTCCTGGTAATCATCATCCAAATCATCTTCTAAGAATTCGGCCTGTGCGTTTTCCCAAAAATTTAAGAGGGATTCATCGGTAGGAGGATTAACAATAACAATACGGGCCCGACGGAGTTTGGCAGAATCTTCTTCCGGGATTCTCTCTGTGCCTGTTTGGAGTAAGGCCCTAATGCGTAAAAATAAAAGATCTGGATGAGCAGAACGCGAAATATAAGCATCTGCGCCACTTTCCAAACCATCCCGCTCTACACCAGAAGAAACATCTTCTGTGAGCATCAAGACAGGGATGGAGCGCAGCCACCCATCAAGACGTAACCGGCGCACGAGCTGTCCTGCACTCATTCCAGCAAGCCAGGTACAAACCACGATTAAATCTGGCAGCCCGTTAACTCTGCTTTGCTCAAGAACGGGTAAAGCATTCTCAGCACACTCTACACAGACAAGATGAAAGCCTTGTGATAAAAGGAGGTGCTTTATTTTTCCCTGCTCCTCCCCGTCTGGTTCAACAAGAAGGATATTAATTTTTTCCAGTTCTGCAGGACGGAAAATTTGCATAATAACCCCTTTATCCGCTAGGCGAAAAACGCGTATAGGCTCATTGGTATTATAGTCACTTATAGGCCCTATAATATAATGAGCCTATATTTGATGAGGTCTATTGGCCCTTCTGAACTCATAAAAGGTTTCAAAGCTTTATGAATGATCACTCTTCACCACTGACATCGCCTGAAACAAGGCGCCTTACACAGCCTTCTTTCTCCTCGAAGGAACGGTCTTCATTATCAAAACAACCTTTTGCAGGCCGTATTCTCCTGACTGGCATTTGGGGAGTTTTTCATTTTTTAGCTTGTTTTTTGCTTCAAGTTTGCGAACTTTTTGCACCTTTAGCCCTCATTCTTGGCTTTGGCTGGACTTTTTTGCCTCACCTCATTGGAGTTGTGAATCAGAATGTTGTCACCACCAGTAGTGACCCTCAAACAAAAGAACTCATTAACCACATTACGCAATCGCTTCCGACTCGCCTGGACATAATGGGGCATACCCTAACCGCTCATGGTTTAATCATTGATGGTTTTTTACTCATGGCTTTGGCTGCCCTTTGTGCCACGATTGCAACATGGCTTGGTCGCCGCCTTTAATTCTAACTAGACGATACAACTTTAAAATTTTGCAATTAAATGGTTAAGAATTTTAATGCTTAAGTTTTTGAATGATTGAGCTACACAATCTAACGCTTCCTATTTCTCGGGATTATCATCCGCAGAATCAGCAAACACTATCTCTCCGTTTGGAAATAGGAAGCCATTACTGGCTCCTGGGGCCCCCTGAAAGTGGAAAAACCAGCTTGCTTGAAATTCTTGCCCTGCAACGTTCTTTTTCAAAAGGCACCTTCAATTTATTTGGAAACGATATTTCTAAAAAGATGCCTTCTAAAACATTATCTTTTCTTCGTTCTCGCATTAGCTATATTGCTGACAATCCTGAATTTATTGAAGAATGGACAATATTTGACAATATCGCTCTACCTTTAAGACTTAACCAGTATGATCGAAAAACAATTATCCATGATACGACTACAATTTTAAGGTGGCTTTCTTTAGATAAAGATGCACAATCTTACCCAAAGACCCTGTCCCATACAGCCTTACTCAAAGCTTCTATAGCCCGCGCTCTGATTAATAGACCCGCCCTTTTACTGATTGATAAACTCGCTCTTACAATTAATCAGTACGTCCAGGATAAACTTATTACGATTCTTAAAGAAATTATCGCTACGGGCAAAACAACTGTCGTTATTGCAACAGAAACATCTGACTTAGTACATTTATTACCCGGCCCCATTATTCATCTGCCAGCACAATTTCCAGATACTGGCTCTCCTTTTAAATCACTCAGAACACCAGTTTCAAGCAAACGTTCCAGATGGTTTTGAAAAAAATAAATGAATTATTTATCACGCTTCCCTCCACTTGTTCCGCGTTTATGCTCTAATTTTCTGCCTTTTTTTGCAGCCTTATCAATTTTGCTTGTAGGAGCAGGGATTGATCTGACAATTGGCTCTAACGCGCTCATTCAAAGTTGGGAATCTCGGTTAGAAGATCACGCTCTTATTGCTTTACCTCCTTCGCAACAAGCTGGCAGTGTCACTCCCCAATCACCAGAAGCACAAAGTTCTGACTTGCTTCAAATATTACACGCAAATAAACAAATAACTGATATCAAATTTGTTTCTAGAGAAGAAATAACGCAAATATTATCTAATTGGGGAAGTTCCTGGCCTGGCCCTTTGCCCATTGTCGTAAGGGTCAATTATGAAGGGGAGCGTCAAACACTTGAGCAAAATATTGTAACCAAAGAACCAAAAGCTATTGTCGTTTTCCCCCCTGCCCCATCTCAATTTTTACATCCTCTTACTGTCCCTCTCCGCCTGGCTAATAAAACCATTACATTTTTTCTGATTTTGACTGGAGAATTTGTATTTTTTTTAGGCGTGATTTTGTCACTTCATAGTGGATGGATAAAACATTATAATAGCTTAAAAATATTGTCTCATTTAGGGTGCTCGCATCAAAACCTCTTTCGCAGTCTTATGCGACAATTTGGCTGGCGGTGTTTATTAGGAGGATATGTGGGTGTGCTAGTACTTATTCCCTTCATAAATGGGATAACATCTATGCTGCGTCCCATCTTGCAGCTACCGCTTGAAAACACAACCTTATATAATCTGTTCTTTCATAATCCCTTTAGTTTTTTCTGGAGTTTTGTAATTATTTTATCACCACTCCTTAATTGTCTGGTAGGATGGGGCCTGACTTACTGTTCACTTAAGCTTACGTCTCATAAATTCTTATGAATAAAGCCCTTTTTTACCAACACAGATTTATTTGGGCATTTTTAGGCTGTATAATATCTTTATTTCTAGCGGGTTTTGTTTTTTTCATTATTTGCGTGACGAGGACTGAGTCATTTCCTCACGATATTAAAGCTGGCGATTATGATATTGTTGTATTTACAGGAGGAGATAACCGAGTCAAAACTGCACTTGATCTGCTTAAACGAAATCCTTCAGCACGTTTACTTATTTCAGGTGTAGAACCTAATAGTAACTTGCATCAGATTTTTCACAGTGCACAGAGCACTACTTTTCCGCCAGAGTTAGTCTCGCATATCACTTTAGGTTACAGAGCACATAGCACTTCTGGCAATGCTCAAGAAACAGCAGAGTGGGTCAAGCTTAAGGATAAGCACAACCTAGTTGTTGTTACGTCAAGCTATCACATGCCTCGTGCTTTATTAGAGTTAAAACGCACAGGGACAAAACTACATTTTATCCCATATTGGGTGCAGTCAAGAAATTTACATACACTGTACTCACCAAAAGTAATTAAAATATTATGCCGAGAATATATAAAATTTTTAGGTGCCATTGTACGTAATATTTTTTATAACCCTAACGTTACACATCGTCTTAGTTCAAGCTAGTTTTAGGGCCCCAAGGAAAGTCTATGAATTTGCTACGCGGTGTTATTTTTAATCTTTATCTTTTTTGCCTGACTCTAACTATGGGTCTGGGTGCCTTACCTATTCGCCTGCTTAATAGAAAAACCATAGCATTGCGTTACGCCAAAGCATGGTCGCGGGCCGTATTGTGGGGGTTAGAGCATTTATGTTCAATTACTATCGAAATAAGAGGTAAAGACCATATTCCTGACGGCCCCGTAATGATTGCCTCACAGCATCAATCTTTTTTTGATGGTTTTATCTGGATGAATAATGTCACACTTCCAGCTTATATCATTAAAAAAGAACTGACTCTTATTCCTTTTGTTGGTCCCATGCTTCTTTTAAGCGGTATGATCCCCGTTGATCGGAAAGGAGGGTCTCAAGCTTTACGAGATATGATGGACAACACTGCCACTGCCCAAAATCAGGGAAGACAGATTATTATTTTTCCCGAGGGCACACGTACCAAACCCGGCGTTAAGGTTCCTATTCAAAATGGTATTGTAGCCCTTGCCCGGCAATCCAAAGGGCCCATCATTCCTGTAGTTACTAATTCTGGTCTTTTTTGGCCAAAATCAATATGGCGCAAATACTCGGGCACTTTAATTATAGCGATTGGACGCCCATTACCTCCGGCAAAAGGGCGTGATCTTATTAAACACCTCGATAATGCCTGGGATGAGTTGTGTAAAATCAACAAAATAACCTATGAATCTGTGGATAACTCTGTGGATCGGAACTAAATATGTCTTTCTGTTAAGTTATTACTCCTTTTAAGACATTTTTTACCTCTCATTTTATTAGGATTTTCTAGAAACTATACTTTAAGCTTTTAATCCCAGAAATTAGCCAAAAATTTACCTAAGATTCTGCACTTCACACTCTTGACAAATATGAGTCCAAACTATTCTTAGGGTGAATCGGGAGAGACTTTCCTTGTATATTACAAATTGGGGATAAAAAGTTATCTCTTATATATTGGCAGTGTAAAAGGGCGTTTTAATCTAACTAGTGTAGCCCTCTGCTATAGTAAAAACTTAGAGCCACGTCGTAGATTACCTCACTAAGCCATGCCTAAAGATTAGATCAATTATTCTGAAATATGTCGTAGCTCTCGGAAGTAAGGGGCAGATTAACGGAATAGTCATATTCAATATTTTACTTATTTGCGTCAATATAGGGGATAGACGTAACAAAGTCTCTTATAAGAATAAAATATAGATATACAAAAAAGTGGCACGTTGTCTTAATGTTTAAAAACTATAATTTTCTATGATATTAATTTCGTGTATTAAGGTTTGAAATATAACACTTAGTCATAAGGGAAATTTATTATGCCATATTATCGTTCTATTTTAAGCATGTCTTTTTTTGCGTTTTCGCTTTTATTATCCCCTGTGGCTCATGCCTCATATGATAGCAGTGGAATTAAAGAGGGTGCCATTGAGGATAATTATCACCAAACGCTGGGCCATATTGAAAATGATGGAACCATTAGCAATAGTTATCACCAAACAGTAGGCCATATTGAAAAAGATGGAACCATTGGCGACAGATACCATCAAACGATAGGCCATGTTGAAGAAGATGGAACTATTGGCGATAGTTATCACCAAACGGTAGGCCATGTTGAAGAAGATGGAGCTATTGAGAATAATTACCACCAAACAATAGGATATCTTGAGCAAGATGGGACTGTTACGGATAATTATCACCAAACGGTAGGCCACGTACCACCAGGCGCCAAAGGTGCAGCTTTCGAGCTCCTTACTCATTTTTTCCAAAAGCATCACGGATAATTTTTTTCTCTGCACAACGCAGTGCAATCATTTACGAGGCTTTTCGTTCTTTCTATCGCCTGCCTGACTGCTAACGTTATGAATGCGCTAGGAGTAGGACGATAAGCGTCTAAGATGCTTGTTGTAATGATAATATCGCATTTAGCAGACATAAAAGCATCTTCATATTCGCTCAGATATCTCCGAAATCAGGATCACTATTTAATGAAGAAAAAAACTATCACACTTTTAGGCTCTATATTAGCTGTTGGCGTGATTCTTCTCGGTGCAGATACTGCTCTTTATTTCTGGACTCAAAGTCGCATTACTGGACATGTCGAACAAATCAAACTTAATGCTCAAAAAACAGGCTCCCAACTTCGTTTAGACATAGCACAAAGAGGAGGATGGCCCATCGGCGCATGGGCAAAATTCTCATCGCCTGCTATGCAATTAAAGACAGATAATGACTTAATTGCCTTTTCAGGCACCAGCATGAAAATTGGAGGATCCTGGGCTTTCTGGAGCAAGAGCCTTTTTAACCCTAATGCTCTTCCTCTGACATTAGAGGGCAAATCAGTTTTACGTCTTACATCAGAAAATGGCGAAAAATTTCTTATTTCTGATAATGCTCATTTTTTTATTCCTAAAGAGATTCCTCTAAGCGGTACATATTCCTCTCCATTCACCTTTGACTCTTTGACAAGCATAGTCACGACATCTACTCACAAAGCGGGAGTCAAATTAGACTCTGTCAAAGGCCAACTCACCCTTAATGCTGCGCCTAATCATCACTTAAGAAATATTGCTTTTGAGAGTCATGCAGATACGGGCCACATTGGCCTCGAAAAATATTTGTCATCAACAGCCATACAAAAATTCCATTTTGCCTTTGGTGTTAATCTTGATCCTGATAATGCCGATTATCCTCATCACGGAAAATTATTAATTCAGGATCTTAGCTATCAATTACCACAATTTGCCTTATCTTCTCCTGAAAAGGGTAAAGTCATTCCTGCTCTTGCCTTGTCAGGCCAGATGACAATGCCTGATGTGAGTGGAAGGGGCACCATAAAAGTCGATGCATGGCGGGACTTGATACGCTCTTTTTATCACCAAAATGGTAGCGCTATTACTGGCAGTGACGTTACAGCTGAATCAGAGATTTTTCTTGACCATCTGCTCCGCATAGGACAAGACGAAAATTCTCTTAAGCAACCTTTGACGATGAGTATTGAATTTAAGGATGGAGACATCGTTTCATTTGATTCAGGCGCTTTGGGTAATTTAATCTCTTCATTAATGGGAGCCTTTGCGGGCCATTAAATCAATGCCAGACCTACTGTGCGAAGTAGATCTTATAGCTGTTCTGGTTACTTTAGGAAGTGACGGCCCTTTTGTGCTAACAAAAGACCGGGTTACACTTCCAAACCAGGCCCTTGACGCAAAGCGGCGCTCTTTACAGCGCGGCTTTCGGCAATGGGCAAATACCCTAACTCATAACTCTTTGCGCTCTGTAGAGCAGCTTTATACGTTTGCTGACCAAAGCGATGCAGGCACTGTAAGACGGCTGATTAGTATCTCTTATCTCGCTATCTCTCAGTCATTACCGCAAGATCATTATGACGTCTGTTCTTTTTATGACTATTTTCCCTGGGAAGATCGTCGCCAAGAGAATAAATCTCTCCAATATTTACAAAAAGAACTTATGATTTGGGCAAAAAATGACCCAGAAAAACAAGCCCGTATCACTCATTATTTCGGTTTGAATAATGCTCAATGGAATGATGAATTTGTACTGTCTCGTTATGAAATTTTATGGGAAGCTGGCCTTGTTGCTGAATCATCTAAGGAAAGGACAGTTCCTTATAGTGGGTTAGAAATGCATCATGATTATAGACGTATTTTAGCGACAGCTTTTTCTCGGTTACGAGCTAAAATACGCTATAGCCCAATTATTTTTGATTTTTTACCCGAAGTTTTTACCCTCAACCAATTACAGCATGCTCAGGAATGCATAACAGGGCGGCTCATTCATAAGTCAAATTTTCGGCGGCTCGTTCTTCATCAAAATTTAGTTGAAAATACCGGAAAGCGCGATCATTCCGCCCCAGGTCGGCCAGCCTCATTATATCGTTTTTGCCAGAAAAATGACGCGGCCTGTTACCTTTCAGGTGCTGTTCTTCCTTTGTCAGAAGAAACACTAAAAATATAACCGTCTAAAAATAAAATTTTCTTGAGTTACTAGTAAAATCTTTTGGCTTCATTAATTATACTCAATATGAGTATAATTAATATTGGGGGCCTTTAACGATGGAATATGACAATTTAGCTTTTGCTCGGTCGCCCACATTCACTCAGGAATTCTTCTCTAAAGCCGGCGCTATATCTCGCGAGACATGGGAAGAACGATATGCTGATGATGCGCGCGCTATTCAAAAGCTTAAAAAAGAGCGTAATGCCGTTATTTTGGCGCATAATTACCAAACACCAGAAATTTTTCTTTCTGTCGCAGATATAAAAGGCGATAGCCTCGCTTTAGCGCGTGAGGCTCAGAACATTAAAGAGCAGGTCGTTGTCATGGCTGGTGTTCATTTCATGGCCGAAACAGTAAAGCTTTTGAACCCGGATAAAACTGTTTTAATCCCCGATTTAAAAGCTGGCTGCTCTTTGGCCGAAGGCATTACGGCTGAAAATGTCAGAAGCTTAAAAGCCAAATATCCCAATGTACCGGTTGTAACATATGTGAACAGCACTGTAGCTGTAAAAGCCGAAACTGATATTTGCTGCACATCAGGCAATGCACGCCGCATTGTAGAAAGTTTAGGTGTGCCAGAAGTTATTATGATTCCAGATGAGAATTTAGCTCGCAATATTGAAAAAGAAACAGGCATAAAAATGCATACATGGCCTGCTTATTGCGAAGTG comes from Aristophania vespae and encodes:
- a CDS encoding cell division FtsX domain-containing protein, which gives rise to MNYLSRFPPLVPRLCSNFLPFFAALSILLVGAGIDLTIGSNALIQSWESRLEDHALIALPPSQQAGSVTPQSPEAQSSDLLQILHANKQITDIKFVSREEITQILSNWGSSWPGPLPIVVRVNYEGERQTLEQNIVTKEPKAIVVFPPAPSQFLHPLTVPLRLANKTITFFLILTGEFVFFLGVILSLHSGWIKHYNSLKILSHLGCSHQNLFRSLMRQFGWRCLLGGYVGVLVLIPFINGITSMLRPILQLPLENTTLYNLFFHNPFSFFWSFVIILSPLLNCLVGWGLTYCSLKLTSHKFL
- a CDS encoding YdcF family protein, whose protein sequence is MNKALFYQHRFIWAFLGCIISLFLAGFVFFIICVTRTESFPHDIKAGDYDIVVFTGGDNRVKTALDLLKRNPSARLLISGVEPNSNLHQIFHSAQSTTFPPELVSHITLGYRAHSTSGNAQETAEWVKLKDKHNLVVVTSSYHMPRALLELKRTGTKLHFIPYWVQSRNLHTLYSPKVIKILCREYIKFLGAIVRNIFYNPNVTHRLSSS
- the hslV gene encoding ATP-dependent protease subunit HslV, whose product is MMNHSSHDPIGWHGTTILCVRRNNQVAMAGDGQVTLGQTVIKGNARKVRRIGPDDSILAGFAGATADAFTLLERLEAKLERYPGQLERACVELAKDWRTDRYLRRLEAMMAVADKERSFTLTGNGDVLEPEDGIIAIGSGGNFALSAARALLTVDNLEAEEIARRAMKIAGDICVYTNHSVRVETLTNEKGADV
- a CDS encoding ATP-binding protein, whose translation is MQIFRPAELEKINILLVEPDGEEQGKIKHLLLSQGFHLVCVECAENALPVLEQSRVNGLPDLIVVCTWLAGMSAGQLVRRLRLDGWLRSIPVLMLTEDVSSGVERDGLESGADAYISRSAHPDLLFLRIRALLQTGTERIPEEDSAKLRRARIVIVNPPTDESLLNFWENAQAEFLEDDLDDDYQEGPGLGELLWRDGYTVTTVERSTDLIEGGWLGSGSAPDCLVLVDLGKGEGDLEFCQLIEKRRQAIKEAGATPFRILGIVEAQRFRGQSSVAYLEAGIDDLVSSDISLDVLALRIRTLAQRRMAEESFRQKESERQRAAIALEAARAKAEMAEALEQANQELAHTNTQLIQAQAKLVHTAKMASLGELVAGIAHEINNPLAFTISHASTVAASLAALKTEVTSEDTRKKIEKGSSRLEAMKIGLQRIQNLVVGLRRFSRLDETVFQKVDVVEALEITLTLLAHKLGKNIQVTKKLEAPSHLICQASLINQAVMNIISNAADAIASGYKASEPAQGHIEIATHLQNDSYIITVCDDGTGLKEDVQHRVFDPFFTTKPVGEGTGLGLAIAHGVVEAHGGTIEIGPGLWEHKPASGTCFRLVIPVYQTPEGLAAKGRVK
- a CDS encoding 5-fold beta-flower protein gives rise to the protein MPYYRSILSMSFFAFSLLLSPVAHASYDSSGIKEGAIEDNYHQTLGHIENDGTISNSYHQTVGHIEKDGTIGDRYHQTIGHVEEDGTIGDSYHQTVGHVEEDGAIENNYHQTIGYLEQDGTVTDNYHQTVGHVPPGAKGAAFELLTHFFQKHHG
- a CDS encoding NUDIX hydrolase, which translates into the protein MPDLLCEVDLIAVLVTLGSDGPFVLTKDRVTLPNQALDAKRRSLQRGFRQWANTLTHNSLRSVEQLYTFADQSDAGTVRRLISISYLAISQSLPQDHYDVCSFYDYFPWEDRRQENKSLQYLQKELMIWAKNDPEKQARITHYFGLNNAQWNDEFVLSRYEILWEAGLVAESSKERTVPYSGLEMHHDYRRILATAFSRLRAKIRYSPIIFDFLPEVFTLNQLQHAQECITGRLIHKSNFRRLVLHQNLVENTGKRDHSAPGRPASLYRFCQKNDAACYLSGAVLPLSEETLKI
- a CDS encoding ATP-binding cassette domain-containing protein encodes the protein MIELHNLTLPISRDYHPQNQQTLSLRLEIGSHYWLLGPPESGKTSLLEILALQRSFSKGTFNLFGNDISKKMPSKTLSFLRSRISYIADNPEFIEEWTIFDNIALPLRLNQYDRKTIIHDTTTILRWLSLDKDAQSYPKTLSHTALLKASIARALINRPALLLIDKLALTINQYVQDKLITILKEIIATGKTTVVIATETSDLVHLLPGPIIHLPAQFPDTGSPFKSLRTPVSSKRSRWF
- a CDS encoding lysophospholipid acyltransferase family protein, translated to MNLLRGVIFNLYLFCLTLTMGLGALPIRLLNRKTIALRYAKAWSRAVLWGLEHLCSITIEIRGKDHIPDGPVMIASQHQSFFDGFIWMNNVTLPAYIIKKELTLIPFVGPMLLLSGMIPVDRKGGSQALRDMMDNTATAQNQGRQIIIFPEGTRTKPGVKVPIQNGIVALARQSKGPIIPVVTNSGLFWPKSIWRKYSGTLIIAIGRPLPPAKGRDLIKHLDNAWDELCKINKITYESVDNSVDRN
- a CDS encoding response regulator produces the protein MSQETASQEMVYSRTDNDRPTILLVDDEEEILIALSDILEDDYTLLTTTDPLEALELLSQHPETATIISDQRMPGLMGDRFLARADEISDARSILLTGYADLEAVVSALNEGNVQAYIHKPWESESLRTLVAEVTQHCLSQRALRTEQALLRGLMEALPLNLIFSDAQGNSIRSNVKDKLDEYWGDEITHYPPALRDEILKMREETRRNGQSERLVAEQVTTNSGAIKTRWHELNRLTLAWPKNVPQEQAWQVCLDRDVTRRVTIESQLRQAERLESLGTLAGGVAHDFNNLLAAISGSLEMLEDDIAPDKLQALRFLQQAKDAVQRGAALTRRLLQFGRSKQDSLKEVPIRRFLADLEGILGQSLRGGGQRCELVIHPVSEGVPLILTDPQQLEMALLNLCVNARDAMPHGGKVEIKARLVEHSLKNAPSYCAPCHAVALDVADEGEGMPPEIIDRIFDPFFTTKEVGKGTGLGLSGVYGFITRCYGDIRVISKPQQGTVMTLFLPIVTSQITEESSKENFHAATDNQKAQKHRILVVDDEDMIRLVVSNFLEIDGLEVKNARNLDEALALLDSGYHPDLAILDVRMPSHDGPSCARFLQQRLPNIKLLYMSGDVANLDLGGAPLLSKPFTQEMLLRSVHELMN